A single window of Pseudomonas lijiangensis DNA harbors:
- the bamE gene encoding outer membrane protein assembly factor BamE domain-containing protein translates to MSLRSLALLSFCVLLTACSKITQENYSKLSAGMPKAQVESLLGSPTECSGALGMSSCTWGDQKTFISVQYAGDKVLIFSGQGLK, encoded by the coding sequence ATGTCTTTGCGCTCTCTCGCGTTACTGTCGTTTTGCGTGCTGCTGACTGCCTGCAGCAAGATCACCCAAGAGAATTACTCCAAGCTTTCCGCTGGCATGCCCAAGGCGCAGGTCGAAAGCCTGCTGGGCAGCCCGACTGAATGTTCCGGCGCACTGGGGATGTCCAGTTGCACCTGGGGCGACCAGAAAACCTTTATCAGCGTGCAATATGCTGGCGACAAAGTGCTCATTTTCTCGGGCCAAGGTCTGAAATAA
- a CDS encoding lipocalin family protein, with protein sequence MIKLLLRFGILVMASFLAIGFAHSAENLEPKTVDSVDLNRYQGTWYELARLPMFFQRNCAQSEAHYTLKPDGNIGVTNRCRTIEGKWQEATGTASPQVPGKTDKLWVVFDNWFSRLLPGLAKGDYWVLAIGDDYKTAVVGNPDRKYLWLLSRTPTVSEQVKQDMMSKARQQGYDTSRLIWREDDSKIGK encoded by the coding sequence ATGATCAAGCTACTTCTACGCTTCGGCATTCTCGTCATGGCCAGCTTCCTGGCCATCGGCTTTGCGCATTCTGCAGAAAACCTCGAACCCAAGACCGTCGACAGCGTCGACCTGAACCGCTATCAGGGCACCTGGTATGAACTGGCGCGGCTGCCCATGTTTTTCCAGCGCAACTGCGCGCAGTCCGAAGCCCATTACACGCTCAAGCCTGACGGCAATATCGGCGTAACCAACCGCTGCCGGACAATCGAAGGCAAGTGGCAGGAAGCAACTGGCACCGCCTCGCCACAAGTACCGGGCAAGACCGACAAGCTGTGGGTGGTCTTCGACAACTGGTTCTCACGACTGCTGCCGGGCTTGGCCAAAGGCGACTACTGGGTTCTGGCCATCGGTGACGACTACAAGACCGCCGTGGTGGGCAACCCTGACCGCAAATACCTGTGGCTGCTGTCCCGCACGCCAACCGTGTCGGAGCAGGTCAAGCAGGACATGATGAGCAAGGCACGCCAACAGGGTTACGACACCAGCAGGCTGATCTGGCGTGAGGATGATTCAAAGATCGGGAAGTGA